A stretch of DNA from Staphylococcus equorum:
TTCAGAAAAATATGATGGTTTGGTACCTGAACAAATTATTGATATGAAAGGCTTAATGGGTGACACTTCAGACAATATTCCAGGTGTTGCAGGTGTTGGTGAAAAAACAGCGATTAAATTATTGAAACAATTTTCAAATGTGGAAAATGTCTACGAACATCTAGATGAAGTCTCTGGGAAGAAATTAAAAGAGAAACTTGAAAATAGCAAAGATGATGCCTTAATGAGTAAGGAACTTGCGACAATTAATTGTGAAAGTCCAATTGAAGTATCTTTAAACGAGACTAAATTGCAAGAAAATCCAGATACAAATGATAAAATTGAATTATTTAAAAAATTAGAGTTTAAACAGTTGTTAGACCAAATAGACGTTGATGGCAGTAGCTCAAGTGTGGAAGAAATGGAAATCAATATAGCAAGTGATTTTGCACAGGTTGATTTTAACAACTTAGACGCTGCATCTATACATTTTGAGTTAGATGGTTCTAATTACTTAAAAGATGACATATTAAAGTTTGCTTTATATGATGGCACGCACCATGTTGTTATTGATGCACATAAGATGCATGATTATCCAGCACTTATTGCATGGTTAGAAGATAGTACTACAGAAAAGAATGTATATGATGCTAAAAAATCATATGTTGTTGCACATAGATTAGATATTGCGATTAAACACATTGTGTTTGATGTGATGTTAGCAAGTTATATTATTGACCCATCACGTACAATAGATGATGTCAATTCAGTTGTTACGAATTATGGTCAATATTATGTACAACAAACCATCGCTGTTTATGGTAAAGGCAAAAAAAGACAATTGCCTGAAGATGATGTTCTGAATCACCATGTAGCAACCATTATAGAAGCAATTAGTGCAATTAAGCCCAAAATGGCAAAGCAACTAGATGAATATAATCAAACAGATTTACTAAATGATTTAGAATTACCATTGGCACGTATTTTAAGTGAAATGGAAGAAACAGGTATTTATACAGTCGCTAATGATTTAAAAGAAATGGAAAAAGAGATTCAAAGTAAATTAGATGTGTTAATAAAAAATATACATGAAGCTGCAGGAGAGCCATTTAATATCAATTCACCAAAACAGTTAGGTGTTGTATTATTTGAAACATTAGAGTTACCTGTAATTAAAAAAACGAAGACAGGTTATTCCACAGCAGTAGATGTGTTAGAACAATTACAAGGTGAACATTCTATTATTGAGCATATCCTTGAGTATAGACAACTTGCTAAATTACAGTCTACGTATGTAGAAGGATTGCAAAAAGTGATCGCTGAGGATAATCGTATCCATACACGCTTTAACCAAACACTTGCACAAACTGGTAGATTGTCATCTATTGATCCTAACCTACAAAATATACCTATTCGTTTAGAAGAAGGTAGAAAAATCAGAAAAGCTTTTAAATCTACAGACGAAAACAATGTCATATTTGCAGCCGATTACTCGCAGATTGAATTAAGAGTATTGGCGCACATCACGCAAGATGAAAGTATGAAACAAGCATTTATTAATGATGAAGACATTCACACAGCTACAGCTATGAAAGTATTCAATGTACAACCAGATGACGTTGATAGCACGATGCGTAGACAAGCGAAGGCAGTAAATTTCGGAATTGTTTATGGCATAAGCGATTATGG
This window harbors:
- the polA gene encoding DNA polymerase I; protein product: MNKLILVDGNSLSFRAFYALPLLQNKAGIHTNAVYGFAMLLEKIIKEEQPTHFLVAFDAGKTTFRHSQYSEYKGGRQKTPPELSEQFPYIRQLLDAYQIKRYELENYEADDIIGTLSKQANEEKFQTIIVTGDRDLTQLATDDVTIYYTKKGVTDVDHYTPEFISEKYDGLVPEQIIDMKGLMGDTSDNIPGVAGVGEKTAIKLLKQFSNVENVYEHLDEVSGKKLKEKLENSKDDALMSKELATINCESPIEVSLNETKLQENPDTNDKIELFKKLEFKQLLDQIDVDGSSSSVEEMEINIASDFAQVDFNNLDAASIHFELDGSNYLKDDILKFALYDGTHHVVIDAHKMHDYPALIAWLEDSTTEKNVYDAKKSYVVAHRLDIAIKHIVFDVMLASYIIDPSRTIDDVNSVVTNYGQYYVQQTIAVYGKGKKRQLPEDDVLNHHVATIIEAISAIKPKMAKQLDEYNQTDLLNDLELPLARILSEMEETGIYTVANDLKEMEKEIQSKLDVLIKNIHEAAGEPFNINSPKQLGVVLFETLELPVIKKTKTGYSTAVDVLEQLQGEHSIIEHILEYRQLAKLQSTYVEGLQKVIAEDNRIHTRFNQTLAQTGRLSSIDPNLQNIPIRLEEGRKIRKAFKSTDENNVIFAADYSQIELRVLAHITQDESMKQAFINDEDIHTATAMKVFNVQPDDVDSTMRRQAKAVNFGIVYGISDYGLSQSLGITRKQAKQFIDDYLDSFPGVKQYMEDIVKDCKAQGYVETLLHRRRYIPDITSRNFNLRGFAERTAMNTPIQGTAADIIKLAMVNFANEVKETDFHAQLLLQVHDELIFEVPKEEVEAFEKFIEKIMDNAIELDVPLKVESSYGQTWYDAK